In Amphiprion ocellaris isolate individual 3 ecotype Okinawa chromosome 3, ASM2253959v1, whole genome shotgun sequence, one genomic interval encodes:
- the fbxl9 gene encoding F-box/LRR-repeat protein 14 isoform X1: MKPEEDEMEDSDGEDLMETPELPLEIIVYILSFLHASDRKEASLVCRSWYDASQDLRFQKNVTFCFPASASSLELVRGLGRKSRCSLIISQLDGFSISRSLLLEVGRSLGSKVDSLALPGSSITEASLLALLPCLTSLRRLDLRGLDSLFMSGAFLSREEHRHQVRSALCGLEDLDLSGLRYLSDLAFNRLTGCTPSLRRLSLAGCHIAFEFDPYRGCPVGAVQDSSALLSLRNLRKLLTEQKSTLVALDLSRTSITPESLRCIAQVPGLVLNELHLHSCKELTDYSVEVLVKHQPGLLKLDISSCTELTSRSVEAIAQGLKSLTDLSLSRDWRITEKGLAELLSLPSLRTLDLSECLHINGTEIVKGLKGSNAATAKLEALSLRSCSYIRDLAVFSLTQLLGDSLRELDLTSCDNVTDLSVRAVATYLQKLVVLRLGWCKEVTDWGLLGMVQTAKCELDEDAADEGPRFTRTFGNMGFFKPPRMPFEDRPKLVTQNDLEQFKHQSGASLLALNRLQELDLSACSKLTDSSIIQVVHYPDLHRLSLSMLPDITDASLASVAWRCRSLTSLALSHCPGISDRGLAQAAPYLHRLQHLYLSCCTNITDRSLFLLLEHCKRLRTLDISRCKNISSTTVELLQSQLPFLENIQSRFIGGADLIPAL; the protein is encoded by the exons ATGAAGCCAGAAGAAGATGAGATGGAAGACAGCGATGGAGAAGACCTGATGGAAACACCTGAGCTGCCCCTGGAG ATCATCGTTTACATCCTGAGTTTCCTCCACGCCTCAGACAGAAAGGAGGCGTCTCTGGTGTGCCGGAGCTGGTACGATGCCAGCCAGGATCTGAGGTTTCAG AAGAACGTCACCTTCTGCTTCCCGGCTTCAGCCTCGTCCCTGGAGCTGGTCAGAGGTCTGGGCAGGAAGTCCCGCTGCAGCCTGATCATCAGCCAGCTGGATGGCTTCAGCATTTCCAGGTCGCTTCTTCTGGAG GTGGGTCGTTCCCTGGGCTCTAAGGTGGACAGCCTGGCCCTACCTGGCAGCAGTATAACCGAGGCATCTCTGTTGGCCCTACTCCCTTGCCTCACCTCCCTTCGCCGGTTGGACCTCCGAGGTCTGGACAGCCTCTTCATGTCTGGAGCTTTTCTGTCCAGAGAGGAGCACCGACATCAG GTCCGGTCGGCTCTGTGTGGTCTGGAGGACCTGGACCTGTCCGGCCTCCGCTACCTGTCTGATCTCGCCTTTAACCGGCTCACCGGCTGCACCCCGTCCCTCCGCCGCCTCTCGCTGGCCGGATGCCACATTGCTTTTGAGTTTGACCCATACCGAGGATGCCCGGTGGGGGCCGTCCAGGACTCCTCGGCTCTGCTGTCGCTGAGGAACTTGAGGAAACTGTTAACAGAGCAGAAATCCACCCTGGTAGCTCTGGACCTCAGCAGAACCTCCATCACTCCTGAGTCACTGCGCTGTATTGCACAG GTTCCAGGCTTAGTCCTCAATGAGCTGCATCTGCACAGCTGTAAGGAGCTGACTGACTACTCAGTGGAAGTTCTGGTGAAGCACCAGCCGGGCCTCCTCAAACTGGACATCAGCAGCTGCACCGAGCTGACCAGCAGGTCTGTGGAGGCCATCGCCCAGGGCCTGAAGTCCCTGACGGACCTGTCGCTGTCCCGGGACTGGAGGATCACGGAGAAAG GCCTCGCTGAGCTGCTGTCGCTGCCGTCTCTGAGGACTCTGGATCTGTCCGAGTGTCTGCACATCAATGGAACAGAGATCGTGAAAGGCCTGAAGGGATCCAACGCCGCCACAGCAAAGCTGGAGGCCCTGAGTCTGAGAAGCTGCAGCTACATCAGG gaTCTTGCAGTTTTCTCTCTCACCCAGCTGCTTGGGGATTCTCTCCGTGAGTTGGACCTGACATCCTGTGACAACGTGACCGACCTGTCGGTGCGCGCCGTCGCCACCTACTTGCAGAAGCTGGTAGTTCTGCGGCTGGGCTGGTGTAAAGAAGTGACGGATTGGGGTCTGCTGGGGATGGTGCAGACGGCCAAATGTGAGCTGGATGAGGACGCA GCAGATGAGGGTCCCAGGTTCACCCGAACCTTCGGCAACATGGGCTTCTTCAAGCCTCCTCGTATGCCCTTTGAGGATCGGCCCAAGCTGGTCACTCAGAACGACCTGGAGCAGTTCAAGCACCAGTCTGGAGCTTCGCTTTTAGCTCTGAACCGGCTGCAGGAGCTGGACCTGTCGGCCTGCTCCAAGCTCACCGACAGCAGCATCATTCAG GTGGTTCATTACCCGGATCTCCACCGTCTGTCTCTGTCCATGCTGCCTGACATCACCGACGCCAGCTTGGCATCGGTTGCCTGGCGCTGCCGCAGCCTCACCAGCCTGGCGCTCAGCCACTGCCCGGGCATCAGCGACCGAGGACTAGCTCAGGCTGCTCCATACCTCCACCGATTGCAGCATCTCTACCTCTCCTGCTGCACCAACATCACCGACAG GTCCTTGTTCCTTCTGCTGGAGCACTGTAAGCGTCTGAGGACACTCGACATCTCAAGGTGCAAAAACATCTCCTCAACAACAGTGGAGCTCCTCCAGTCACAGCTGCCCTTCCTGGAAAACATCCAGTCCAGGTTCATCGGTGGAGCTGATCTCATCCCAGCACTCTGA
- the fbxl9 gene encoding F-box/LRR-repeat protein 14 isoform X2, with product MKPEEDEMEDSDGEDLMETPELPLEIIVYILSFLHASDRKEASLVCRSWYDASQDLRFQNVTFCFPASASSLELVRGLGRKSRCSLIISQLDGFSISRSLLLEVGRSLGSKVDSLALPGSSITEASLLALLPCLTSLRRLDLRGLDSLFMSGAFLSREEHRHQVRSALCGLEDLDLSGLRYLSDLAFNRLTGCTPSLRRLSLAGCHIAFEFDPYRGCPVGAVQDSSALLSLRNLRKLLTEQKSTLVALDLSRTSITPESLRCIAQVPGLVLNELHLHSCKELTDYSVEVLVKHQPGLLKLDISSCTELTSRSVEAIAQGLKSLTDLSLSRDWRITEKGLAELLSLPSLRTLDLSECLHINGTEIVKGLKGSNAATAKLEALSLRSCSYIRDLAVFSLTQLLGDSLRELDLTSCDNVTDLSVRAVATYLQKLVVLRLGWCKEVTDWGLLGMVQTAKCELDEDAADEGPRFTRTFGNMGFFKPPRMPFEDRPKLVTQNDLEQFKHQSGASLLALNRLQELDLSACSKLTDSSIIQVVHYPDLHRLSLSMLPDITDASLASVAWRCRSLTSLALSHCPGISDRGLAQAAPYLHRLQHLYLSCCTNITDRSLFLLLEHCKRLRTLDISRCKNISSTTVELLQSQLPFLENIQSRFIGGADLIPAL from the exons ATGAAGCCAGAAGAAGATGAGATGGAAGACAGCGATGGAGAAGACCTGATGGAAACACCTGAGCTGCCCCTGGAG ATCATCGTTTACATCCTGAGTTTCCTCCACGCCTCAGACAGAAAGGAGGCGTCTCTGGTGTGCCGGAGCTGGTACGATGCCAGCCAGGATCTGAGGTTTCAG AACGTCACCTTCTGCTTCCCGGCTTCAGCCTCGTCCCTGGAGCTGGTCAGAGGTCTGGGCAGGAAGTCCCGCTGCAGCCTGATCATCAGCCAGCTGGATGGCTTCAGCATTTCCAGGTCGCTTCTTCTGGAG GTGGGTCGTTCCCTGGGCTCTAAGGTGGACAGCCTGGCCCTACCTGGCAGCAGTATAACCGAGGCATCTCTGTTGGCCCTACTCCCTTGCCTCACCTCCCTTCGCCGGTTGGACCTCCGAGGTCTGGACAGCCTCTTCATGTCTGGAGCTTTTCTGTCCAGAGAGGAGCACCGACATCAG GTCCGGTCGGCTCTGTGTGGTCTGGAGGACCTGGACCTGTCCGGCCTCCGCTACCTGTCTGATCTCGCCTTTAACCGGCTCACCGGCTGCACCCCGTCCCTCCGCCGCCTCTCGCTGGCCGGATGCCACATTGCTTTTGAGTTTGACCCATACCGAGGATGCCCGGTGGGGGCCGTCCAGGACTCCTCGGCTCTGCTGTCGCTGAGGAACTTGAGGAAACTGTTAACAGAGCAGAAATCCACCCTGGTAGCTCTGGACCTCAGCAGAACCTCCATCACTCCTGAGTCACTGCGCTGTATTGCACAG GTTCCAGGCTTAGTCCTCAATGAGCTGCATCTGCACAGCTGTAAGGAGCTGACTGACTACTCAGTGGAAGTTCTGGTGAAGCACCAGCCGGGCCTCCTCAAACTGGACATCAGCAGCTGCACCGAGCTGACCAGCAGGTCTGTGGAGGCCATCGCCCAGGGCCTGAAGTCCCTGACGGACCTGTCGCTGTCCCGGGACTGGAGGATCACGGAGAAAG GCCTCGCTGAGCTGCTGTCGCTGCCGTCTCTGAGGACTCTGGATCTGTCCGAGTGTCTGCACATCAATGGAACAGAGATCGTGAAAGGCCTGAAGGGATCCAACGCCGCCACAGCAAAGCTGGAGGCCCTGAGTCTGAGAAGCTGCAGCTACATCAGG gaTCTTGCAGTTTTCTCTCTCACCCAGCTGCTTGGGGATTCTCTCCGTGAGTTGGACCTGACATCCTGTGACAACGTGACCGACCTGTCGGTGCGCGCCGTCGCCACCTACTTGCAGAAGCTGGTAGTTCTGCGGCTGGGCTGGTGTAAAGAAGTGACGGATTGGGGTCTGCTGGGGATGGTGCAGACGGCCAAATGTGAGCTGGATGAGGACGCA GCAGATGAGGGTCCCAGGTTCACCCGAACCTTCGGCAACATGGGCTTCTTCAAGCCTCCTCGTATGCCCTTTGAGGATCGGCCCAAGCTGGTCACTCAGAACGACCTGGAGCAGTTCAAGCACCAGTCTGGAGCTTCGCTTTTAGCTCTGAACCGGCTGCAGGAGCTGGACCTGTCGGCCTGCTCCAAGCTCACCGACAGCAGCATCATTCAG GTGGTTCATTACCCGGATCTCCACCGTCTGTCTCTGTCCATGCTGCCTGACATCACCGACGCCAGCTTGGCATCGGTTGCCTGGCGCTGCCGCAGCCTCACCAGCCTGGCGCTCAGCCACTGCCCGGGCATCAGCGACCGAGGACTAGCTCAGGCTGCTCCATACCTCCACCGATTGCAGCATCTCTACCTCTCCTGCTGCACCAACATCACCGACAG GTCCTTGTTCCTTCTGCTGGAGCACTGTAAGCGTCTGAGGACACTCGACATCTCAAGGTGCAAAAACATCTCCTCAACAACAGTGGAGCTCCTCCAGTCACAGCTGCCCTTCCTGGAAAACATCCAGTCCAGGTTCATCGGTGGAGCTGATCTCATCCCAGCACTCTGA